The proteins below are encoded in one region of Syntrophorhabdaceae bacterium:
- a CDS encoding phosphatidylglycerol lysyltransferase domain-containing protein codes for MNNVFPDFKDIELKDIKLFKEFFYYYKPETSEWTFTNLFMWRNYYGFKWAIYKDWLFLICYKGKGETMAFQPVGPPSRKEATILLLEWLKYENNIKKPIITRADKRLVKEMEGVESLSINPEREHFDYVYLREDLVKLSGNKYSSKRNHINKLLKSFNVIYDDLDMSKIANCIKLQEKWCRQKRCDEDMSLMGEWEAIKEVLIHFDSLDLKGGVLIIENEVVAFTIGEMLNNKTAVVHIEKADSDLPGLYPFINQRFCEHGLQGAEYINREQDLGILGLREAKLSYYPNYFAEKFSLVLR; via the coding sequence ATGAATAATGTCTTTCCTGATTTTAAAGATATAGAATTAAAGGATATTAAACTTTTTAAAGAATTTTTTTACTATTATAAGCCAGAAACATCAGAATGGACATTCACCAATCTTTTTATGTGGAGAAATTATTATGGTTTTAAATGGGCTATTTATAAGGACTGGCTTTTTTTGATATGCTATAAAGGTAAAGGGGAGACCATGGCATTCCAGCCTGTAGGCCCTCCTTCAAGAAAAGAGGCAACGATTTTATTGTTAGAATGGTTAAAATATGAAAATAATATAAAAAAACCGATTATTACAAGGGCTGATAAAAGGTTAGTAAAAGAAATGGAAGGGGTTGAATCCTTATCGATTAATCCAGAGAGAGAACACTTTGATTATGTATATTTGAGAGAAGACCTTGTAAAATTATCAGGGAATAAATATAGTTCAAAACGTAATCATATAAATAAGTTATTGAAATCGTTTAATGTTATTTATGACGATTTAGATATGTCTAAAATAGCTAATTGTATTAAGTTGCAGGAAAAATGGTGCAGACAGAAAAGATGCGATGAAGATATGAGTCTAATGGGAGAATGGGAGGCAATTAAAGAAGTGTTAATTCACTTTGATAGCTTAGACTTAAAAGGAGGAGTATTGATTATTGAAAATGAAGTTGTAGCCTTTACTATAGGGGAGATGCTTAATAATAAAACAGCAGTTGTCCACATTGAAAAGGCGGATTCTGATTTACCAGGATTATATCCATTTATAAACCAGAGATTCTGTGAACATGGATTGCAAGGTGCAGAATATATAAATCGAGAACAGGATCTTGGTATTTTAGGGTTACGGGAAGCTAAGCTATCTTACTACCCAAATTACTTTGCGGAAAAATTTTCATTGGTATTGAGATAA
- a CDS encoding MFS transporter yields the protein MLIMKKALFIFSIAASLFCLSMFYRSSNAVIALDLIKDLKLNAETIGILGGAFFYSFSLLQIPMGLMLDRIGPKIIISLFAIIGAIGSFVFGLSNSYYTAITGRILIGIGMAAMLMGSLKILAIKFPAEKFATLAGLIITAGSVGSLLSASPLSYFSSILGWRTVFIITGFITVFLGIALFFLLESDSHKNFLNNGQNTASKPNEVKDSIMIVLKTHAFWQICSMAFFRYGIFVSLQGLWLGVYLMTAKGYTSLQTGNMLILMAIGNALGAPVSGRLSDKVIPSRKKMVIYGLGIYTFLILILTLMPHINHPIWYGSIFFLMGFFNGFGTLLYSHVKELFPLSISATVMAWVNFFTMAGGAVFMPLLGRIIERLSWADVNIQLQYEIIFFICFLGMLLSLVYYSFSKTGNE from the coding sequence ATGCTGATTATGAAAAAGGCTTTATTCATTTTTTCTATAGCTGCATCACTTTTCTGTCTCTCCATGTTCTACCGATCATCAAATGCTGTAATTGCCCTGGATCTCATAAAAGATCTAAAACTAAATGCAGAGACAATCGGCATATTAGGCGGTGCATTCTTCTATTCATTCTCTTTGCTCCAAATACCCATGGGACTTATGCTTGACCGAATAGGGCCTAAAATAATAATATCTCTATTTGCAATTATAGGTGCGATAGGGTCTTTTGTATTTGGTTTAAGTAATTCTTATTATACAGCCATTACAGGCAGAATACTTATTGGTATTGGTATGGCTGCCATGCTTATGGGCTCTCTGAAAATCCTTGCCATAAAATTCCCGGCAGAGAAATTTGCCACACTGGCAGGCCTAATTATAACAGCAGGCTCAGTAGGAAGTCTTTTGTCTGCATCGCCGCTTTCTTATTTCAGTTCTATTCTCGGCTGGAGGACAGTATTCATAATAACAGGATTTATAACAGTTTTTTTAGGTATAGCCTTATTTTTTCTCCTTGAAAGCGATAGCCATAAGAATTTTTTAAATAATGGACAAAATACAGCAAGTAAACCAAATGAAGTAAAAGACTCAATAATGATTGTTCTTAAGACCCATGCCTTCTGGCAGATATGCAGTATGGCATTTTTTCGATATGGCATATTTGTAAGCCTACAGGGTTTATGGCTTGGTGTCTACCTAATGACTGCAAAGGGGTATACATCCCTACAGACAGGGAACATGCTTATACTGATGGCAATCGGAAATGCATTAGGTGCCCCTGTATCAGGCAGGCTGTCTGACAAGGTCATTCCTTCAAGAAAAAAGATGGTCATCTACGGTCTGGGTATATATACATTTCTTATCCTCATATTAACCCTGATGCCTCATATCAACCATCCCATCTGGTATGGAAGTATCTTTTTTCTTATGGGTTTTTTCAATGGATTTGGTACTCTGTTGTATTCCCATGTAAAAGAATTATTCCCTCTCTCCATTTCAGCTACAGTCATGGCATGGGTCAACTTTTTTACCATGGCCGGCGGTGCAGTGTTTATGCCTTTATTAGGCAGAATTATTGAGAGACTATCTTGGGCAGATGTAAATATCCAATTACAATATGAGATTATTTTCTTTATATGTTTTTTAGGGATGCTGTTAAGTCTCGTATATTATAGCTTCTCAAAGACAGGGAACGAATAA
- a CDS encoding methyl-accepting chemotaxis protein, giving the protein MGNMLRKLSVKSKLWIIIVISLLSILLVEGVFLLSLKEDLLEEKKQRTKSVVEAAYDIIDYYYTQSKEQKITEQEAQKRVKDLIRHMRYDRTEYFWVNDLNGFMLSHPHFNLEGKDQSGLTDVNGKRIIQAFIEKVKNQKSGFVDYVWKKPGSEDAALKLAYVKGFEPWGWIIGSGIYIDDIDRIFQKKAIWISIIMLVVAIIVIVISWIFAKSITEPLSIVQRGIKKVAEGDLRIIEDERAAFNMDKGRDELSQLFNSLHNMRDHLNALIGQVQISGIQVTSSTTQIAASARQLEATVAEQAASIKEVTATTKEIASTSQELMKTMFDVSDTVSDTAAMTEAGRNKLDSMQSSMRDFIKATSYISSKLGIINEKANKISGIVTTINKISDQTNLLSLNAAIEAEKAGEYGKGFSVVAREITRLSDQTAIATKDIEYMVKEMQSSVSSGVMEMDKFTEGVRRGVEYIDKIGEQLGSIIDRVKALGPQFDTVNNGMKMQVDGAQQISEAMAQLSVTAEQTKEALTEYKRVIEQLNNAVNILQQEVSKFKVS; this is encoded by the coding sequence ATGGGGAACATGCTGAGGAAACTAAGCGTTAAAAGCAAACTCTGGATAATTATTGTCATATCGCTTCTAAGCATCTTATTGGTAGAAGGTGTTTTTCTCCTCTCCCTCAAAGAAGATCTCCTTGAAGAGAAAAAACAGCGGACGAAGAGCGTTGTAGAGGCAGCATACGATATAATTGATTACTATTATACCCAGTCTAAAGAACAAAAAATAACGGAACAGGAGGCTCAAAAGCGTGTTAAGGACCTTATAAGACATATGCGCTATGACAGAACCGAATACTTCTGGGTAAACGATTTAAACGGTTTTATGCTTTCCCATCCCCATTTCAATCTTGAAGGTAAAGATCAGTCAGGCCTAACCGATGTAAACGGAAAAAGGATTATCCAGGCATTTATAGAAAAGGTTAAAAATCAGAAATCAGGTTTTGTTGATTATGTGTGGAAAAAACCAGGCTCTGAAGATGCAGCATTAAAACTGGCATACGTGAAGGGTTTTGAACCATGGGGCTGGATAATAGGTTCAGGTATCTATATAGATGATATAGATAGAATCTTCCAAAAAAAGGCAATATGGATAAGTATTATAATGCTTGTTGTTGCCATAATTGTAATCGTCATTTCATGGATATTTGCCAAGAGCATAACAGAGCCTTTGTCTATTGTCCAGAGGGGCATAAAAAAGGTAGCTGAAGGAGATCTCAGAATCATAGAAGATGAAAGAGCTGCCTTTAATATGGATAAAGGAAGGGATGAGTTGAGCCAGCTTTTTAACTCACTTCATAACATGAGAGATCACTTGAATGCCCTTATTGGACAGGTTCAAATTTCAGGCATCCAGGTGACATCCTCGACAACACAGATTGCTGCTTCTGCGAGGCAGCTTGAGGCAACTGTAGCAGAGCAGGCTGCATCCATAAAAGAGGTAACGGCAACAACAAAAGAGATAGCATCAACTTCTCAGGAACTAATGAAAACCATGTTTGATGTAAGCGATACAGTATCGGATACAGCTGCAATGACAGAGGCAGGCAGGAATAAGCTCGACAGCATGCAATCATCCATGCGTGATTTTATCAAAGCCACAAGCTACATATCTTCAAAGCTGGGAATCATAAATGAAAAGGCAAACAAGATTTCAGGGATAGTAACTACTATAAATAAGATATCAGACCAGACAAACCTTTTATCCCTTAACGCAGCCATTGAGGCAGAAAAAGCCGGTGAATACGGTAAGGGTTTTTCTGTTGTTGCAAGAGAGATCACAAGGCTTTCAGACCAGACAGCCATAGCCACAAAAGATATAGAATATATGGTGAAGGAGATGCAGTCTTCTGTATCTTCAGGGGTCATGGAGATGGATAAGTTCACAGAAGGTGTCAGAAGAGGTGTTGAATACATAGACAAGATAGGTGAACAATTAGGTAGTATTATAGACCGTGTTAAGGCACTTGGGCCACAGTTTGATACGGTAAATAACGGGATGAAGATGCAGGTAGACGGTGCACAACAGATAAGCGAGGCAATGGCACAATTATCCGTTACGGCAGAACAGACAAAGGAGGCTCTAACAGAATATAAACGTGTTATAGAGCAGCTCAATAATGCCGTAAACATCCTCCAGCAGGAGGTATCAAAATTTAAAGTATCATAG
- a CDS encoding methyl-accepting chemotaxis protein, whose translation MKSFFYRLKILHKLIISSLIFALPIIVLLFYMVSGFNSSINSTRLEMWGCELFKHIEMLSEELYYHQFLSRHYLKGDTAVQNDIAQIEKKIDKTFGHFIDNTKKYEKALMIDEDNLKKNVMERIYPPLLYDNWKALASSWRNKTLEINDQEHNDLIQSLQTMIKRIGDTSNIVLDTDLDTYYLIDAAILRLSKSKQRIGEFLLFSEEMAGKKRPTQKDNAYIIGFITKLEDDLDHIREGIITSIREDENYYGENPNLKTNVMPAFSRYQAVVNSFSFLLQMLVNDSTANISNDEIKKTGRELAKLASELQGVSLTELQAMLQKRLDRYKTKRLAALSLSIFSIIFAGLVVFLINIDITRPLEKVMDIAGRIASGNIQEAMKQIDAIKDIDLSDNPDNKSIRDESVLLMRSIKIMALNIVSLLNQIGRSGAQVTAASKQIASSADNIDAAISEQASSINEVSATSKEIKATSQEFANTMSKVAEMASRAAELSEGSMKSLSNINDTMKDLYVHISESSDKMKAVDEKMDNVAQIIITITKIANQINLLSLNAAIEAEKAGEYGIGFSVVAREIRRLADQTAIAAIDIETMIKETQDAMKAGVNAVEEFTEQTKMSTEKIAEISVDLLAAIEHTQQLVPQFEIVNEGMQMQSESAVQISTAIEQVNETTRYTRELMQEFKKVTRQLNEAVSNLKGEVARFSE comes from the coding sequence ATGAAAAGTTTTTTCTATAGATTAAAAATACTCCATAAGCTTATAATCAGTAGCTTAATATTTGCGTTGCCCATAATCGTCCTGTTATTTTACATGGTTTCAGGATTCAACAGCAGCATAAATTCAACGCGGCTTGAGATGTGGGGTTGTGAACTTTTCAAACACATTGAGATGCTTTCAGAAGAGTTATATTACCATCAATTTCTCTCAAGACATTATCTAAAAGGTGATACTGCCGTCCAAAACGATATTGCTCAGATTGAGAAAAAAATAGACAAAACATTTGGACATTTTATAGATAACACAAAAAAATATGAAAAAGCACTCATGATTGACGAAGATAACCTCAAAAAAAACGTCATGGAAAGGATTTACCCCCCTTTATTATATGATAATTGGAAGGCCCTGGCATCTTCATGGCGAAATAAGACCCTGGAGATAAACGATCAGGAACATAATGATTTGATTCAATCATTGCAAACAATGATTAAACGTATAGGGGATACATCAAATATCGTCCTCGATACCGACCTCGATACCTATTATCTAATAGACGCTGCTATATTGAGATTATCCAAGTCAAAACAGAGAATCGGTGAGTTTTTGCTTTTTAGTGAAGAGATGGCAGGCAAAAAAAGGCCAACCCAGAAGGACAATGCATATATTATTGGATTTATAACAAAGCTTGAAGATGACCTTGACCATATAAGGGAGGGTATTATAACCTCCATAAGGGAAGACGAGAACTATTATGGTGAAAATCCCAACTTAAAAACAAATGTGATGCCTGCTTTTTCCAGATACCAGGCAGTTGTCAATTCCTTTAGTTTTTTATTGCAGATGCTTGTAAATGATTCAACTGCAAATATATCAAATGATGAGATAAAAAAGACAGGGAGAGAACTGGCAAAGCTTGCTTCGGAATTACAGGGTGTTTCTCTTACAGAACTTCAGGCTATGCTTCAAAAGAGGCTTGATAGATATAAGACAAAAAGGTTGGCAGCCCTATCTTTGAGTATATTTTCCATAATCTTTGCAGGATTGGTGGTGTTTTTAATAAATATTGATATTACAAGGCCTTTGGAGAAGGTAATGGACATAGCCGGTAGGATTGCATCTGGTAATATCCAGGAGGCAATGAAACAGATTGATGCAATTAAGGATATTGATTTGTCAGATAACCCAGACAATAAATCAATTCGTGATGAATCAGTCCTTCTTATGCGTTCTATTAAAATTATGGCCTTGAATATTGTCTCGTTATTGAATCAGATTGGAAGGTCGGGTGCACAGGTTACAGCTGCATCAAAACAGATAGCATCATCGGCTGATAATATAGATGCAGCCATATCAGAACAGGCATCATCGATTAACGAGGTGAGTGCCACCAGCAAGGAGATAAAGGCCACATCTCAAGAATTTGCCAATACCATGAGCAAGGTTGCTGAGATGGCATCAAGGGCAGCTGAACTTTCAGAGGGAAGCATGAAAAGCCTCTCAAATATCAATGATACCATGAAAGACCTTTATGTGCATATATCAGAGAGTTCTGACAAGATGAAGGCTGTGGATGAAAAGATGGATAATGTGGCACAGATAATAATAACCATAACAAAGATTGCAAACCAGATAAATCTCCTATCGCTGAATGCTGCCATAGAGGCTGAGAAGGCAGGTGAATATGGTATAGGATTTTCAGTTGTTGCCCGTGAGATAAGACGCCTTGCTGACCAGACTGCCATTGCCGCTATAGACATAGAGACTATGATAAAAGAGACCCAGGATGCAATGAAGGCAGGGGTTAATGCTGTTGAAGAGTTTACTGAGCAGACAAAAATGAGCACGGAAAAGATTGCAGAGATATCGGTTGACCTGCTGGCAGCCATAGAACATACACAGCAACTCGTCCCTCAATTTGAGATTGTAAATGAGGGGATGCAGATGCAGTCTGAAAGCGCTGTCCAGATCAGCACTGCCATTGAACAGGTAAACGAGACTACAAGATATACAAGAGAACTCATGCAGGAATTCAAGAAGGTAACCAGACAACTAAATGAGGCAGTATCTAATCTAAAGGGTGAGGTAGCCAGATTTAGTGAATAG
- a CDS encoding chemotaxis protein CheW, which yields MLFLLFEIGKERYCLEASKVIEVTPLVFFKNIPHAPEYICGLFNYRGDILPVIDLSVLFTGRPSKPFFSTRIIIVSYKDNENKSYMFGLLAEKATETVYIREENFKPFAVKMEGAGYLGDVIYDDKGMIQRLKIEELLPKELKAANFYELKEDNEQL from the coding sequence ATGCTTTTTTTGCTTTTTGAGATAGGAAAAGAGCGTTATTGTCTTGAGGCCTCAAAGGTCATTGAGGTAACGCCCCTTGTATTTTTTAAAAATATACCCCATGCACCTGAATATATATGCGGTCTATTTAACTACCGTGGTGATATTTTACCTGTTATTGACCTTTCTGTATTGTTTACGGGCAGACCTTCAAAGCCTTTTTTCAGCACCCGTATAATAATAGTTTCTTATAAGGATAACGAAAATAAAAGCTATATGTTTGGCTTACTGGCTGAAAAGGCTACAGAGACCGTTTATATAAGGGAAGAGAATTTTAAGCCATTTGCAGTGAAAATGGAGGGAGCAGGATATTTAGGTGATGTAATATACGATGATAAAGGGATGATTCAGAGATTAAAGATAGAAGAACTTTTGCCAAAGGAATTAAAGGCAGCAAATTTTTATGAATTAAAGGAAGATAATGAACAGTTATGA
- a CDS encoding CheR family methyltransferase encodes MNSYERLKNFISETTGFNPESTGEKSFIKLIESHMNRCNITDMEEYLHLIESDYGEFESLYNEMAVYETWFFRDRGSFQFLKRYSEDMKLSKEKAKKIRILSVPCSTGEEPYSIAITLLETGLSQESFHLDAVDLSRSAISQALLGVYKKRSFRDENRYAHLKEKYFVKTEEGFMINEKVKKPVSFYIDNIVSENFLIKHIPYNLIFCKNLFIYLTDTARKRAFENLKRLILPDGILIVGHPEVLLCLNNGFELYDSPDTCACVRTSKIEGLEKEDLENIGEKKKIRLDKKNKISDKEEKKGNSIHLNDHKVDTSVLVTARGLADRGKLKEALHLCEEFLENHRENKEVYFLMGLIQQAQNRFQKAEGLFLKALYLDPSYYEALVHMYLLYEKKGFMDKASVIKERIKRLEKVT; translated from the coding sequence ATGAACAGTTATGAAAGATTGAAAAATTTCATTTCAGAGACAACAGGCTTTAACCCAGAATCAACAGGGGAAAAGTCATTTATCAAACTTATTGAATCCCATATGAATCGTTGCAATATAACAGATATGGAAGAGTATCTTCATTTAATTGAATCAGACTATGGAGAATTTGAAAGTCTTTATAATGAGATGGCAGTATATGAGACGTGGTTTTTTAGAGACAGGGGTTCTTTTCAGTTCCTAAAGAGATATAGTGAAGACATGAAACTATCAAAAGAAAAAGCAAAGAAAATCAGGATATTATCTGTTCCATGTTCTACAGGAGAAGAACCGTATTCTATAGCAATTACCCTACTGGAGACAGGTCTTTCGCAGGAAAGTTTTCATTTAGATGCAGTGGATTTGAGTAGAAGCGCCATATCACAGGCATTGCTCGGTGTTTATAAAAAGAGGTCTTTTCGGGATGAAAATAGATATGCACATCTAAAAGAAAAATATTTTGTTAAAACAGAAGAAGGTTTCATGATTAATGAAAAGGTAAAAAAACCTGTTAGTTTTTATATAGATAATATCGTGAGCGAAAACTTTCTTATAAAACATATACCCTACAATCTGATTTTTTGTAAAAATCTATTTATTTATCTAACCGATACGGCAAGAAAGAGGGCATTTGAAAACCTTAAACGTCTTATACTCCCTGATGGTATATTGATAGTGGGACACCCTGAGGTCTTGCTTTGCTTGAATAATGGCTTTGAATTGTATGATAGCCCTGATACCTGTGCATGTGTAAGGACATCTAAAATTGAAGGGCTTGAAAAAGAAGATTTAGAAAATATAGGCGAGAAGAAAAAAATCAGGTTAGATAAAAAGAATAAAATTTCAGATAAAGAAGAAAAAAAAGGCAATTCTATTCATCTTAACGACCATAAGGTAGATACATCTGTTCTTGTTACTGCCCGTGGCCTTGCTGATAGAGGTAAACTGAAAGAGGCGCTTCATCTCTGCGAAGAGTTTTTAGAAAACCACCGGGAAAATAAAGAGGTCTATTTTCTTATGGGTCTTATACAACAGGCACAGAACCGTTTTCAGAAGGCTGAAGGTCTTTTTTTAAAAGCCCTATATTTAGATCCATCTTATTATGAAGCGCTTGTTCATATGTATCTGCTGTATGAAAAAAAGGGATTCATGGATAAGGCATCTGTTATAAAAGAGCGGATAAAACGTCTTGAGAAAGTTACTTAG
- a CDS encoding chemotaxis protein CheW: MTLTSITTNCWKIIGIFGDSSCPELSVLIHCRNCKVYNNAGRGLFDRDVPVDFVEESTKLISVAKEQELKGYLSVIVFRVGEEWLALKTIYLQEITSLKPVHRVPYRTNDIFRGIANINGELLLCISLVRLLEHNHEEEDTQNETNVFKRMIVINKNGERYVFSVDEVLGIFRISLNEIKEPPVTLMKSPSNLIEGIFELLGNKVGFLGDDRFLSALKRGITG, from the coding sequence ATGACTTTAACTTCTATAACAACAAACTGTTGGAAGATTATAGGTATCTTCGGGGACTCTTCATGCCCTGAGCTATCTGTACTAATCCATTGCCGAAATTGTAAGGTCTATAATAATGCAGGTAGGGGGCTTTTTGACAGGGATGTTCCCGTTGATTTTGTAGAGGAATCAACAAAGCTCATTAGCGTGGCTAAAGAACAGGAACTGAAGGGTTATCTCTCAGTGATTGTCTTCAGGGTAGGAGAGGAATGGCTGGCATTAAAGACGATTTATCTTCAGGAAATAACCAGCCTCAAACCTGTCCACAGGGTTCCATACAGGACAAATGATATTTTTAGGGGTATAGCAAATATAAACGGAGAGCTTTTACTCTGTATATCCCTTGTCCGCCTACTCGAACACAACCATGAAGAGGAAGATACCCAAAATGAGACAAATGTTTTCAAGAGAATGATTGTAATAAACAAAAATGGCGAGAGATATGTATTTTCTGTGGATGAGGTTTTAGGCATTTTCCGTATATCGCTCAATGAAATAAAAGAGCCGCCTGTTACACTCATGAAATCACCGTCCAATTTAATAGAAGGTATATTTGAACTCCTGGGTAATAAAGTAGGCTTTCTTGGCGATGATAGATTTTTGTCAGCTTTAAAAAGGGGTATTACAGGTTGA
- a CDS encoding hybrid sensor histidine kinase/response regulator — translation MNGEIADLSMLDLFRIELDNYSKVLETGLVDVEKSNNIESMETLMRAAHSIKGAAMLIGLDVIVTLAHAMEDVLSSARQGRLKLRSEDIDWLLKGNDVFVSVSGIDSAQVQIWLLENRAYIEDLGRKILTILNIPSKAQEVEDKPVLDKEVTPSKPLYVKTDVREMIEKQSDIPAKKDETLKAKPAEKDEESFVRVLSESLNRLMGFAGECLVQAKSVKPFSASLLSMKDYFMEVFSNLENIFYYTKGRDIPREIQERFEDSLKKLDFLRDILSGHIVDFELFSRNLEHLADKLYGEAINIRMRPFSDGLHGFPRMVRDLSKTLGKKVKLSIIGEATRVDRDILEKLEAPLTHLLRNAIDHGIETPDERLAAGKPEEGLLVIEAHHSSGMLHIVVGDDGRGIDLERLRARIVEKGHCTSDIAYNLTNEELLNFLFLPGFSTAKNVTEVSGRGVGLDVVLSMAQSVGGTARVETKKGAGTSFHIQLPLTLSVIRTLLVDISTEAYAIPLTRIDYIIETSNKNLKTLEDKQFYTFEGENIGIIDAHQALGLPTTDGYSDVIYIVVLSDRMNRYGIVVDRFLGERELVVIPLDPRLGKVPNISSGAILEDGTPVLILDVDDLVRTIDNILNLGKLKKVGAYKELKEIKRKHILVVDDSLTVREVERRLLENAGYEVKAAVDGVDGFNTLQLERFDLVVSDIDMPRMNGIEMIKRIRSDPNLKDIPVIIVSYKERAEDRLKGLEAGANYYLTKSSFHDEGLINAVRDLIGGP, via the coding sequence TTGAACGGAGAAATTGCCGACCTATCAATGCTTGACCTTTTCCGTATTGAACTGGATAACTATTCAAAAGTTCTGGAAACAGGTCTTGTAGACGTGGAGAAAAGCAATAATATAGAGTCCATGGAGACACTCATGCGTGCTGCACATTCCATTAAAGGCGCTGCCATGCTCATAGGCCTGGATGTCATAGTAACGCTTGCCCATGCCATGGAGGATGTATTGTCTTCGGCAAGACAGGGGAGATTAAAACTAAGGTCAGAGGATATAGATTGGCTTTTGAAGGGAAACGATGTCTTTGTAAGTGTTTCAGGGATAGATAGCGCGCAAGTCCAGATATGGCTTTTAGAAAACAGGGCATATATAGAGGATTTAGGTAGAAAAATACTTACCATATTAAATATTCCATCTAAAGCGCAAGAGGTAGAAGACAAACCAGTTTTGGATAAGGAGGTCACCCCCTCTAAACCCTTATATGTTAAAACAGACGTCAGGGAGATGATAGAAAAACAATCGGATATCCCTGCAAAAAAAGACGAAACCCTAAAGGCCAAGCCTGCAGAAAAGGATGAAGAGAGCTTTGTAAGGGTTTTATCAGAAAGCCTGAACCGTCTCATGGGCTTTGCAGGTGAATGTCTTGTTCAGGCAAAATCAGTAAAGCCTTTTTCAGCATCACTTTTGAGCATGAAAGATTATTTTATGGAAGTATTCAGTAACCTTGAAAATATATTCTACTATACAAAAGGTAGGGATATACCGAGGGAGATTCAAGAGAGGTTTGAAGATTCATTGAAGAAACTCGATTTCCTCAGGGATATACTTTCTGGACATATTGTAGATTTTGAGCTTTTTTCAAGGAATCTTGAGCATCTTGCAGACAAATTATATGGAGAGGCAATAAATATAAGGATGAGACCTTTTTCTGACGGGTTGCACGGTTTTCCTCGCATGGTAAGAGATCTTTCAAAAACACTGGGTAAAAAGGTAAAATTAAGTATTATTGGTGAGGCAACCAGGGTTGACAGAGATATACTTGAAAAGTTAGAGGCACCACTTACCCACCTGTTACGGAATGCCATAGATCATGGTATAGAGACCCCTGATGAGAGACTGGCTGCCGGCAAACCCGAAGAAGGTCTCCTTGTAATTGAGGCTCATCATAGCTCAGGTATGCTCCATATTGTGGTTGGAGATGATGGGAGGGGCATAGATCTGGAAAGATTGAGGGCCAGGATAGTAGAGAAAGGCCACTGCACCTCTGATATAGCATATAATCTCACAAATGAAGAGTTACTTAATTTTTTATTTTTACCAGGTTTTTCAACGGCTAAAAATGTCACAGAGGTCTCTGGAAGAGGTGTTGGTTTAGATGTTGTTTTGTCCATGGCACAGTCAGTAGGAGGTACTGCAAGAGTGGAGACAAAAAAGGGGGCTGGCACATCTTTTCATATTCAGCTACCCCTCACCCTTTCTGTTATAAGAACCCTCCTCGTTGATATAAGCACAGAGGCTTATGCAATCCCTCTTACCCGTATTGATTATATTATTGAGACAAGTAATAAAAACCTGAAGACACTTGAGGATAAACAGTTTTATACATTTGAAGGTGAAAACATAGGCATAATAGATGCACATCAGGCCCTTGGGCTGCCTACCACAGATGGTTATTCTGATGTGATTTATATTGTGGTATTAAGTGATCGCATGAACAGATACGGGATTGTTGTGGATAGGTTTCTCGGTGAGCGCGAGCTTGTAGTCATCCCCCTCGACCCTCGCCTTGGAAAGGTGCCCAATATAAGCTCAGGAGCTATTCTTGAAGATGGGACACCTGTTTTGATCCTCGATGTAGATGACCTTGTCCGCACTATAGATAATATCTTGAACCTGGGTAAATTGAAGAAGGTGGGTGCCTACAAGGAGTTAAAGGAGATAAAGAGGAAACATATCCTTGTGGTAGATGATTCATTAACCGTGAGAGAGGTGGAGCGGAGACTTTTAGAGAATGCAGGATATGAGGTAAAGGCGGCTGTTGATGGAGTAGATGGTTTTAATACCTTACAGCTTGAAAGGTTTGACCTTGTTGTTTCAGATATTGATATGCCCAGGATGAACGGCATAGAGATGATAAAAAGGATAAGAAGTGATCCAAATCTCAAAGATATACCTGTTATAATAGTTTCTTATAAAGAGAGGGCAGAGGATAGGTTAAAAGGACTTGAGGCAGGTGCAAACTATTATCTAACTAAAAGCAGTTTCCACGATGAGGGGTTGATAAATGCCGTTCGAGACCTTATAGGAGGTCCCTAA